In the genome of Streptomyces sp. NBC_00190, one region contains:
- a CDS encoding plasmid mobilization protein: MRQRERLLAEKKRVHQPSCRMNDDEFQLLTHAASACHMSIAGFLAHCALKAARHLEHTEAEIATHREMARELFALRRALGQIGNNLNQVATVLNSGADAPHAKAVLDAVQRTAERVEDFTQRYLETETPAG; this comes from the coding sequence GTGCGCCAGCGTGAACGCCTGCTCGCCGAGAAGAAGCGCGTGCACCAGCCCAGCTGCCGCATGAACGACGATGAATTCCAGCTCCTCACCCACGCCGCGTCTGCCTGCCACATGAGCATCGCCGGCTTCCTCGCCCACTGTGCGCTAAAGGCCGCACGCCACCTCGAACACACCGAAGCCGAGATCGCCACCCATCGGGAGATGGCCAGAGAGCTGTTCGCGCTGCGCAGGGCCCTCGGCCAGATCGGCAACAACCTCAACCAGGTCGCCACCGTCCTGAACTCCGGCGCCGACGCTCCGCACGCCAAGGCGGTCCTCGACGCCGTCCAGCGGACCGCCGAGCGCGTGGAGGACTTCACCCAGCGCTACTTGGAGACGGAGACTCCCGCCGGATGA
- a CDS encoding ATP-binding protein, translated as MTTATREPQRAGTLAARLQAILAAKGIDPDTAPAGPTVEPVTALELADRRIPPRYREALATQPEVLGWVEAVTRAGRNGPAGTRGIAYGPSLLIAGTTGIGKTHQAYGAVRSLLAVGVRLRWQAVTSADLYAQLRPRPNHDPEREIQELGRCPLLILDDLGAAKQSEWTEELTYRLINRRYTEMLPTLITTNLPIAELRNAVGDRVASRLAEMTTRVILTGPDRRRAQPSGS; from the coding sequence GTGACCACCGCGACCCGCGAACCCCAGCGTGCTGGCACCCTGGCAGCCCGTCTCCAGGCCATTCTCGCTGCCAAGGGCATCGACCCCGACACCGCACCCGCCGGGCCCACGGTGGAGCCGGTGACCGCCCTGGAACTCGCCGACCGCCGCATCCCGCCCCGCTACCGCGAGGCACTCGCCACCCAACCCGAAGTCCTGGGCTGGGTGGAGGCGGTCACCCGCGCCGGGCGAAACGGGCCGGCCGGTACCCGGGGCATCGCCTACGGCCCCTCGCTGCTGATCGCCGGAACCACCGGCATCGGCAAGACACATCAGGCCTACGGAGCCGTCCGCTCGCTGCTGGCCGTCGGAGTACGCCTGCGCTGGCAGGCGGTCACCTCCGCCGACCTCTACGCCCAGCTCCGGCCCCGGCCCAACCACGACCCCGAGCGGGAGATCCAAGAGCTCGGCCGGTGCCCGCTGCTGATCCTGGACGACCTCGGCGCGGCCAAGCAGTCCGAGTGGACCGAGGAGCTGACGTACCGGCTGATCAACCGCCGCTACACCGAGATGCTCCCGACCCTGATCACCACCAACCTGCCGATCGCGGAACTCCGCAACGCAGTCGGGGACCGCGTCGCCTCCCGCCTGGCAGAGATGACCACCCGCGTCATCCTCACCGGCCCGGACCGCCGACGCGCCCAGCCATCGGGCTCCTGA
- a CDS encoding helix-turn-helix domain-containing protein, translating to MPRRATEIGPAGERTAGAIERLRTSRGFAQRELAARVTELGHPMTNTMLSRIERTRRRCDMDDLVAIAAALGVSPLALLQPAT from the coding sequence ATGCCCCGAAGAGCTACGGAAATCGGTCCCGCCGGAGAACGGACCGCCGGTGCCATCGAGCGCCTGCGCACCTCGCGCGGGTTCGCCCAGCGCGAGCTCGCTGCCCGTGTCACCGAGCTCGGCCACCCCATGACCAACACCATGCTGTCCCGCATCGAACGCACCCGCCGGCGCTGCGACATGGATGACCTCGTCGCCATTGCGGCCGCCCTCGGTGTCTCCCCACTCGCCTTGCTCCAGCCCGCGACGTAG
- a CDS encoding helix-turn-helix transcriptional regulator, which yields MSPRVSPLGRGFLKVREAAEYLGLSPCTLYVWRHRRQGPPSFRMGRSGRVMYRIETLDEWIREQEQADSRSNTSLSPVNVAPQCRAGYPATA from the coding sequence ATGTCTCCCCGTGTGTCGCCGCTAGGGAGGGGCTTTCTGAAGGTGCGTGAAGCTGCCGAATACCTGGGGCTGTCGCCCTGCACCCTTTACGTGTGGCGGCACCGTCGCCAAGGTCCGCCGAGTTTTCGGATGGGGCGGAGCGGACGTGTGATGTACCGGATCGAAACGCTTGATGAGTGGATCCGGGAACAGGAGCAGGCGGACTCCCGCAGTAATACCTCCCTAAGTCCGGTGAATGTCGCCCCGCAGTGCCGCGCCGGGTATCCGGCCACAGCCTGA
- a CDS encoding tyrosine-type recombinase/integrase, with protein MAGYIEDRWIKKKKDPVTGKRERTTRYGKGSRYRVAGIPGVRDMSFDVLEDAKGWLRRSGTDSERGEFVDPRDGSITLTDFVTRHWRVGVRGAPGTVKRVDERVRLHILPHLGAVALRDVSATVLRGYIATLEGECSPRYARQILASLSNIFETAIDDKRLVRNPMRAKTVRWPKAPDEDRDAWPLATAQRVRDVINPRYRIAVVVAVGCGLRQGEVFGLSPRDIDFERGVVRVRRQVQLLSGRLYFALPKGGKTRIVDMPRSVATELAAYFLDHPAVDVELPWGGPEPDREKQSFPLVLTTTYGNAIRANIFNDEAWKPALAAAGVIPVREEGARWKASRKDGFHVLRHTYASVLLEAGESIVTLARWLGHSSPTITLDHYAHFMPEAGGKGRAAIDALLGTVPEYVPEGLIAA; from the coding sequence TTGGCTGGCTATATCGAAGACCGTTGGATCAAAAAGAAGAAGGACCCCGTCACCGGGAAGCGTGAGCGTACGACCCGTTACGGCAAGGGGTCCCGATATCGTGTCGCTGGAATCCCGGGCGTCCGGGACATGTCGTTCGACGTACTGGAGGACGCCAAGGGGTGGCTCCGGCGGTCCGGCACCGACAGCGAACGAGGCGAGTTCGTCGACCCGCGCGACGGCTCCATCACCTTGACGGACTTCGTCACGCGCCACTGGCGCGTCGGCGTTCGTGGCGCGCCCGGCACGGTCAAACGAGTTGACGAGCGTGTACGACTCCACATCCTTCCGCACCTCGGTGCGGTGGCGCTGCGCGACGTGTCGGCGACCGTCCTGCGCGGCTACATAGCCACGCTCGAAGGCGAGTGCTCTCCGCGGTACGCCCGGCAGATCCTCGCCTCGCTGTCGAACATCTTCGAGACCGCGATCGACGACAAGCGCCTCGTCCGTAACCCGATGCGGGCCAAGACGGTGCGTTGGCCGAAGGCCCCCGACGAGGATCGTGACGCGTGGCCGCTGGCAACGGCGCAGCGGGTGCGGGACGTGATCAATCCTCGCTACCGGATCGCGGTCGTCGTCGCGGTGGGGTGTGGGCTGCGCCAGGGAGAGGTGTTCGGGCTGTCGCCGAGGGACATCGACTTCGAACGCGGTGTCGTCCGGGTGCGCAGGCAGGTGCAACTCCTCTCTGGGCGCCTCTACTTCGCCCTGCCCAAGGGTGGCAAGACGCGCATCGTCGACATGCCCCGGTCGGTGGCCACGGAATTGGCCGCGTACTTCCTCGACCATCCGGCGGTCGACGTCGAGCTCCCCTGGGGCGGACCGGAACCCGACCGGGAGAAGCAGAGCTTCCCGCTCGTCCTCACGACGACGTACGGCAACGCCATCCGCGCCAACATCTTCAACGACGAGGCCTGGAAGCCGGCCCTCGCCGCGGCCGGAGTCATTCCAGTGCGGGAGGAGGGGGCTCGGTGGAAGGCCTCCCGTAAGGACGGCTTCCACGTGCTCCGGCACACCTACGCCTCGGTGCTCCTCGAAGCGGGCGAGTCCATCGTCACGCTGGCCCGGTGGCTCGGTCACTCAAGTCCGACCATCACCCTCGACCACTACGCCCACTTCATGCCGGAGGCCGGCGGCAAGGGCCGCGCGGCCATCGACGCGCTGCTCGGCACGGTGCCCGAATATGTGCCTGAGGGCCTGATCGCGGCGTGA
- a CDS encoding LysE family translocator: MDTTTLAAFLAVDLLLVFTPGADWAFAISAGLRERSVVPAVTGLIAGHAAYALVAVAGLAVIVASSPALLTALTMVGAGYLLWLGWGVLRQPAVPAAAGESSDASRVQVMLKGAGISGLNPKALLLYFALFPQFIDSTDGWPVAAQAGLLSMLHLTACAAVYLAVGVLARTVLKSRPSAARVVTRISGAMMIAIGAFLLVERLAG; this comes from the coding sequence ATGGATACGACGACGCTGGCGGCCTTCCTGGCGGTGGACCTGCTCCTGGTGTTCACCCCCGGCGCGGACTGGGCCTTCGCGATCTCCGCCGGACTTCGGGAACGCTCGGTCGTCCCGGCCGTAACAGGCTTGATCGCCGGACACGCGGCCTACGCCCTGGTGGCCGTCGCGGGCCTGGCAGTGATCGTGGCGAGCTCCCCGGCGCTGCTCACCGCCCTGACCATGGTGGGCGCCGGCTACCTGCTGTGGCTGGGCTGGGGCGTTCTGAGGCAGCCGGCCGTACCGGCGGCCGCTGGGGAGAGCTCGGACGCCTCCCGCGTACAGGTCATGCTCAAGGGGGCTGGGATCAGCGGCCTGAACCCGAAGGCGCTACTGCTGTACTTCGCGCTGTTCCCTCAGTTCATAGACTCCACCGACGGCTGGCCGGTCGCCGCGCAGGCCGGGCTGCTCAGCATGCTGCACCTGACCGCGTGCGCTGCGGTCTACCTCGCCGTCGGCGTCCTGGCCCGGACGGTCCTGAAGTCCCGGCCCTCGGCCGCCCGTGTCGTCACGCGCATCAGCGGTGCCATGATGATCGCCATCGGCGCCTTCCTGTTGGTGGAACGCCTGGCTGGATGA
- a CDS encoding Lrp/AsnC family transcriptional regulator translates to MDALDRKILTELQIDGRLTITELAARVKLSVSPCHRRLRDLEREGALRGYRAIVDPAAVGLNFEALVFATLRWESPDTVTAFEEAVAAVPHVLQAQRLFGEPDYLLRVATTDLAAFQELYDQQLARLPGVQRLTSTLVMKNVIDGRPLPES, encoded by the coding sequence GTGGATGCCCTGGACCGGAAGATTCTTACCGAGCTACAGATCGACGGCCGCCTGACCATCACCGAACTGGCCGCTCGCGTGAAGCTCAGCGTCTCGCCCTGCCACCGGCGGCTGCGCGACCTTGAACGCGAGGGCGCGCTCCGCGGCTACCGCGCCATCGTCGACCCGGCCGCCGTCGGCCTGAACTTCGAGGCGCTCGTCTTCGCCACCCTGCGCTGGGAGAGCCCCGACACCGTCACTGCCTTCGAAGAGGCCGTGGCCGCCGTCCCGCACGTGCTTCAGGCGCAGCGCCTGTTCGGCGAGCCCGACTACCTCCTGCGGGTCGCCACCACCGACCTGGCAGCGTTCCAGGAGCTGTACGACCAGCAGCTCGCACGCCTGCCCGGGGTCCAGCGGCTGACGTCCACACTCGTCATGAAGAACGTCATCGATGGCCGGCCCCTGCCCGAAAGCTAG
- a CDS encoding magnesium and cobalt transport protein CorA, with product MSERPDRRPSPSVGKRAGWRRPASPSDTPPAGPPAAPQPAPSDPAAPNHRSVIDSAVYRDGRRIASPTTLADTFRLLREEPEGMAWIGLHRPTEPELHSLAGEFNLHELAVEDALEAHQRPKLERYGDTLFVVLRAARYLDAQEEVEFGELHIFVGPDFLITVRHGGAPDLSSVRRRMEETPELLSLGPEAALYAILDAVVDGYAPVVEGVQTDIDEIETEVFRGDPAVSRRIYELSREMVEFQRATRPLVGMIHGLMAGFAKYGTDEELQRYLRDVADHVTHTSERVDGFRQALTEILTVNATLVSQQQNAEMRALAEAGFEQNEEIKKISSWAAILFAPTLVGTIYGMNFETMPELKWAGGYPFAILLMAVVCVSLYVIFKKRDWL from the coding sequence ATGTCGGAGCGCCCAGACCGCCGCCCCTCTCCCTCCGTCGGCAAGCGCGCGGGCTGGCGTCGCCCCGCCTCCCCGTCCGACACGCCCCCGGCGGGACCTCCGGCCGCCCCGCAGCCCGCCCCGTCGGACCCAGCCGCCCCGAACCACCGCAGCGTGATCGACTCGGCCGTCTACCGCGACGGCCGCCGCATCGCCTCCCCCACGACCCTGGCGGACACCTTCCGGCTGCTGCGCGAGGAACCGGAAGGCATGGCCTGGATCGGCCTGCACCGCCCCACCGAGCCCGAACTGCACTCTCTGGCAGGCGAGTTCAACCTCCACGAGCTCGCCGTCGAGGACGCCCTGGAGGCCCATCAGCGCCCCAAGCTGGAACGCTACGGCGATACCCTGTTCGTCGTACTGCGCGCCGCCCGCTACCTGGACGCGCAGGAGGAGGTGGAGTTCGGCGAGCTCCACATCTTCGTCGGCCCGGACTTCCTGATCACGGTCCGCCACGGCGGCGCCCCGGACCTCTCGTCGGTCCGCCGCCGCATGGAGGAGACCCCGGAGCTCCTCTCCCTCGGCCCCGAGGCCGCCCTGTACGCCATCCTCGACGCGGTGGTCGACGGCTACGCCCCGGTCGTCGAGGGCGTCCAGACCGACATCGACGAGATCGAGACGGAGGTCTTCCGCGGCGACCCGGCGGTTTCCCGCCGCATCTACGAACTCTCCCGCGAAATGGTCGAGTTCCAGCGCGCCACCCGCCCCCTGGTCGGAATGATCCACGGCCTGATGGCGGGCTTCGCCAAGTACGGCACGGACGAGGAACTCCAGCGCTACCTCCGCGACGTGGCCGACCACGTCACCCACACCAGCGAGCGCGTCGACGGCTTCCGCCAGGCCCTCACGGAAATCCTGACGGTGAACGCCACCCTGGTCTCCCAGCAACAGAACGCCGAAATGCGCGCCCTGGCCGAAGCCGGCTTCGAACAGAACGAGGAGATCAAGAAGATCTCCTCGTGGGCCGCCATCTTGTTTGCACCCACACTCGTGGGAACCATCTACGGCATGAACTTCGAGACCATGCCGGAGTTGAAGTGGGCGGGCGGCTACCCCTTCGCGATCCTCCTGATGGCAGTGGTCTGCGTCAGCCTGTACGTCATCTTCAAGAAGCGCGACTGGCTCTAG
- a CDS encoding winged helix DNA-binding domain-containing protein, with product MASRTTHPVLDTRALNRATLARQLLLSRAEMSARDAVAHLLGLQAQNVKPPYFQLHARLADFRPAELAGLMESREAVRMVTMRSTIHTHTAHDALTLRPLVQPARDREVNYFRKGLVGVDLERLAELARAFVESEPRTMGEIREELLGEWPGADPQSLSVAARCRLPLVQVTPRGVWGRSGGVRLTTVENWLGRPAGEAQPVDDVVLRYLAAFGPASVKDMQIWAGLTRLREAFERLRPGLAVFRDGNGVELFDLPDAPRPDADTPAPPRFLPEFDNLLLSHADRSRVVAPEIKGRTWTGNQAHCTLLVDGFLAGLWKQEGSEVTVELFGKASPARREEIAAEAELMVSAMSAGSEAPAKVSVRFASIHG from the coding sequence ATGGCCTCCAGGACAACGCATCCCGTGCTCGACACCCGCGCACTGAACCGTGCCACGCTCGCCCGCCAGTTGTTGCTGAGCCGCGCCGAGATGTCCGCGCGGGACGCGGTCGCGCACCTTCTCGGACTCCAGGCGCAGAACGTGAAGCCTCCCTACTTCCAGCTCCACGCCCGCCTCGCCGACTTCAGGCCCGCCGAGCTGGCCGGCCTGATGGAGTCCCGGGAGGCCGTCCGGATGGTCACCATGCGATCCACCATCCACACCCACACCGCCCACGACGCCCTGACCCTCAGGCCCCTCGTCCAGCCGGCCCGGGACCGCGAGGTGAACTACTTCCGCAAGGGGCTCGTCGGGGTGGACCTCGAACGGCTCGCCGAGCTCGCCCGTGCCTTCGTCGAGAGCGAGCCGCGCACCATGGGAGAGATCCGCGAGGAACTGCTGGGGGAGTGGCCCGGGGCCGACCCGCAGTCCCTGTCCGTCGCCGCCCGGTGCCGGCTCCCGCTGGTCCAGGTCACGCCCCGCGGCGTGTGGGGGCGCAGCGGCGGGGTCCGCCTCACCACCGTGGAGAACTGGCTCGGGCGGCCCGCCGGGGAGGCGCAGCCCGTGGACGACGTCGTACTGCGCTACCTGGCCGCCTTCGGACCCGCCTCCGTCAAGGACATGCAGATCTGGGCCGGGCTCACCCGGCTGCGGGAGGCCTTCGAGCGGTTGCGCCCCGGCCTGGCCGTCTTCCGCGACGGGAACGGCGTCGAGCTCTTCGACCTGCCCGACGCGCCCCGGCCCGACGCCGACACCCCGGCGCCGCCCCGCTTCCTCCCCGAATTCGACAACCTCCTCCTCTCCCACGCCGACCGCTCCCGCGTCGTCGCCCCCGAGATCAAGGGACGTACCTGGACGGGGAACCAGGCCCACTGCACCCTGCTCGTCGACGGCTTCCTCGCCGGCCTCTGGAAGCAGGAGGGGAGCGAGGTCACCGTGGAGCTGTTCGGGAAGGCCTCCCCGGCGCGGAGGGAGGAGATCGCCGCCGAGGCAGAGCTGATGGTCAGCGCCATGAGCGCAGGATCCGAGGCCCCCGCGAAGGTCTCCGTACGCTTCGCGTCAATCCACGGCTGA
- a CDS encoding AMP-binding protein — protein MRIPMTVADFLDRAELGFSSSAGVVDEPDQPGPPVPVSTYGRLGERVRAWQAGFDRLGVGEGERVAVVSHNSARMLELLFAVPMSGRICVPVNFRLKPEEIDYVLQQSGASVLLVDPELDEMLSGIKVRHRFVLGEQTDSELMCFGVEPRPWSNPDEDATATINYTSGTTARPKGVQLTHRNIWVNGLTFGLHTRVWERDVYMHTLPMFHCNGWGMPYVMAGLGVKQVVLRKVDGAEILRRVDEHGVTLMCGAPAVWNAVLDAATTWQGEIPGRDRVRIVCAGAPPPSKMIQRIGEELGWEFTQIYGLTETSPLLTFNRARPGDADLPGEERARKLSRAGLPALGVTLKVSDSGEVLARSNVVLDGYWGKPEETAAVLEDGWFHTGDGGTIDEADGHLTISDRKKDVIITGGENVSSIEVEDAIFSHPAVAEVAVIGVPHEKWGETIKALVVLAEGATAQESEIIAHCKQRMAGYKAPTTVEFRDAIPRTATGKIQKFKLRQPYWSGLDREVN, from the coding sequence ATGCGGATTCCGATGACCGTCGCGGACTTCCTCGACCGGGCCGAGCTGGGGTTCTCCTCCAGCGCCGGCGTGGTCGACGAGCCGGATCAGCCCGGGCCGCCGGTGCCCGTGTCGACGTACGGGCGGCTGGGTGAGCGGGTTCGGGCCTGGCAGGCGGGCTTCGACCGGCTCGGCGTCGGTGAGGGCGAGCGGGTGGCGGTGGTCAGCCACAACTCGGCGCGGATGCTTGAGCTGTTGTTCGCGGTGCCGATGAGCGGTCGGATCTGTGTGCCGGTCAACTTCCGTCTCAAGCCCGAAGAAATCGACTACGTGCTGCAGCAGAGCGGGGCCTCGGTCCTGCTCGTCGACCCGGAGCTCGACGAGATGCTCTCCGGGATCAAGGTCCGCCATCGGTTCGTCCTCGGTGAGCAGACGGACAGTGAGCTGATGTGCTTCGGCGTCGAGCCGCGCCCGTGGTCGAACCCGGACGAGGACGCCACCGCGACGATCAACTACACGTCGGGCACCACCGCCCGTCCCAAGGGCGTGCAGCTGACCCACCGCAACATCTGGGTCAACGGTCTGACCTTCGGGCTGCACACCCGTGTGTGGGAGCGCGACGTCTACATGCACACGCTGCCGATGTTCCACTGCAACGGCTGGGGAATGCCGTACGTGATGGCCGGACTCGGCGTCAAGCAGGTGGTGCTGCGCAAGGTCGACGGCGCCGAAATCCTGCGTCGCGTGGACGAACACGGTGTCACGCTCATGTGCGGCGCGCCCGCGGTGTGGAACGCGGTGCTCGATGCGGCGACGACATGGCAGGGCGAGATCCCGGGCCGTGACCGCGTACGGATCGTCTGCGCGGGAGCCCCGCCGCCGAGCAAGATGATCCAGCGGATCGGTGAGGAGCTGGGATGGGAGTTCACGCAGATCTACGGCCTGACCGAGACCTCGCCGCTGCTCACCTTCAACCGGGCCCGGCCCGGCGATGCGGACCTGCCGGGGGAGGAGCGGGCGCGCAAGCTGTCCCGCGCGGGGCTGCCGGCGCTCGGGGTCACACTGAAGGTCTCCGACTCCGGTGAGGTCCTGGCCCGGTCGAACGTCGTGCTGGACGGCTACTGGGGCAAGCCGGAGGAGACGGCGGCCGTCCTGGAGGACGGCTGGTTCCACACCGGCGACGGCGGCACGATCGATGAGGCCGACGGGCACCTGACGATCTCCGACCGGAAGAAGGACGTGATCATCACCGGCGGTGAGAACGTCTCGTCGATCGAGGTGGAGGACGCGATCTTCAGCCACCCGGCGGTCGCCGAGGTAGCCGTCATCGGCGTGCCGCACGAGAAGTGGGGCGAGACGATCAAGGCCCTCGTGGTCCTGGCCGAAGGCGCGACGGCACAGGAGTCCGAGATCATCGCCCACTGCAAGCAGCGGATGGCCGGCTACAAGGCACCGACCACGGTCGAGTTCCGCGATGCCATCCCGCGCACGGCCACGGGCAAGATCCAGAAGTTCAAGCTCCGCCAGCCGTACTGGTCCGGTCTCGACCGCGAGGTCAACTGA
- a CDS encoding aminotransferase class I/II-fold pyridoxal phosphate-dependent enzyme — protein MRTDEHPTRADTPLRGAAEPHADAPRFIADADVLRGRRTLKWQVGPPEPDRICLGVAEMDLETPEFLRSALERAVRDGETGYGLTGEQEQACARHLAREHHASTAGLRCTTDILAGLRTLLRDQLPPGTPVIVETPVYGDLFTVIEEAGMRPVAVPLLRDAAGWRHDFAALDAAAAAGAGAWILCQPHNPVGRAWNDEETSAALSLVLEHDLLLLANEVHMPLGLARQPRSVFADPAAHRARAFGLTSASKAFNIAGLKSATVYASDRTAGALAGLPQGLLGRPGSLGAIATVACYEQGTGWLTALRALLAERVELVRTELSRLPLQVDVVVPEATYLVWAGIPAPDQAERFARALTDARVHTLPGAGFGGDAYAGFFRINAASHPAVLGEAFDRIGAAL, from the coding sequence ATGCGGACTGACGAGCACCCCACGCGCGCGGACACCCCGCTCCGAGGGGCCGCCGAGCCGCATGCGGACGCCCCGCGGTTCATAGCGGACGCGGACGTCCTGCGCGGCCGGCGCACCCTGAAGTGGCAGGTGGGCCCGCCGGAACCGGACCGGATCTGCCTCGGTGTCGCGGAAATGGATCTGGAGACACCGGAGTTCCTCCGCAGCGCCCTCGAACGCGCCGTGCGGGACGGCGAGACGGGATACGGCCTCACCGGCGAGCAGGAGCAGGCCTGCGCACGCCATCTGGCCCGTGAGCACCACGCCTCCACAGCGGGGCTTCGCTGCACGACGGACATACTGGCCGGGCTCCGGACACTCCTGCGGGACCAGCTGCCGCCCGGCACCCCCGTCATCGTGGAGACACCGGTGTACGGCGACCTGTTCACGGTGATCGAAGAGGCCGGCATGCGGCCGGTGGCCGTGCCCCTGCTGCGGGACGCGGCCGGCTGGCGTCACGACTTCGCAGCGCTCGACGCTGCCGCCGCAGCCGGTGCCGGGGCCTGGATTCTCTGCCAGCCGCACAACCCGGTAGGGCGGGCCTGGAATGACGAGGAGACCTCCGCGGCACTCTCCCTCGTACTGGAGCACGATCTGCTGCTGCTCGCGAACGAGGTGCACATGCCGCTCGGGCTCGCGCGGCAGCCGCGGTCCGTGTTCGCCGATCCCGCCGCGCACCGGGCCCGGGCCTTCGGCCTCACCTCGGCGTCCAAGGCGTTCAACATCGCCGGCCTGAAGAGCGCCACGGTCTACGCCTCGGACCGCACGGCCGGGGCGCTCGCCGGACTGCCGCAGGGTCTGCTCGGGCGCCCCGGAAGCCTCGGTGCCATCGCCACGGTCGCCTGCTACGAGCAGGGGACCGGCTGGCTGACCGCACTGCGTGCCCTGCTCGCCGAGCGTGTGGAACTGGTCCGTACGGAACTCTCCCGGCTCCCCCTGCAGGTGGACGTCGTCGTACCCGAGGCCACCTATCTGGTGTGGGCGGGAATCCCTGCGCCGGACCAGGCGGAGCGCTTCGCCCGCGCCCTCACCGACGCCCGGGTCCACACCCTTCCCGGGGCCGGCTTCGGGGGCGATGCCTACGCCGGGTTCTTCCGGATCAACGCCGCGAGCCATCCAGCGGTCCTGGGCGAGGCGTTCGACCGGATCGGGGCAGCGCTGTGA
- a CDS encoding alanyl-tRNA editing protein, with protein sequence MISPALWSKAPATAQVYHHDPYATTATAVVLAVEGHHAVFDRSLFYAESGGQVADQGSIDGRRVVDVQKAGGRPYQLPNGEVATIDSVFCHVFEEPCSLEVGAEVTMEIDWERRFRNMQMHTLAHFLFHATGEYLSAHGQTRSTRGCHISDSAARFDFGCAIPSEAVPEIQGRVLALLGSAGEAVVTPLPGADDVFVWRSGEIEIPCGGTHVRHPKEIRGGITVRRRTKGKGGTRLYVELDRDAD encoded by the coding sequence ATGATTAGCCCCGCCCTGTGGAGCAAGGCTCCCGCCACTGCCCAGGTCTACCACCACGACCCGTACGCGACGACCGCGACGGCAGTCGTGCTGGCGGTCGAGGGGCACCATGCGGTCTTCGACCGGTCGCTGTTCTACGCCGAGTCCGGCGGGCAGGTCGCCGACCAGGGAAGCATCGACGGCCGGCGTGTGGTGGACGTGCAGAAGGCGGGCGGCCGGCCCTACCAGCTGCCCAACGGTGAAGTCGCCACGATCGACTCGGTGTTCTGTCACGTGTTCGAGGAACCGTGTTCGCTGGAGGTGGGAGCGGAGGTCACCATGGAGATCGACTGGGAACGCCGCTTCCGCAACATGCAGATGCACACCCTGGCGCACTTCCTGTTCCACGCCACCGGTGAATACCTCTCGGCGCACGGCCAGACGCGCTCGACCCGCGGCTGTCACATCAGCGACAGCGCCGCGCGCTTCGACTTCGGCTGCGCGATCCCCAGCGAGGCGGTGCCGGAGATCCAAGGCCGTGTCCTCGCCCTGCTCGGGTCCGCCGGGGAGGCGGTCGTGACCCCCCTGCCGGGGGCCGACGACGTCTTCGTCTGGCGTTCGGGAGAGATCGAGATCCCCTGCGGCGGCACCCACGTGCGGCATCCGAAGGAGATCCGGGGCGGCATCACCGTGCGCCGCCGCACCAAGGGGAAGGGCGGCACCCGCCTCTATGTCGAGCTGGACCGCGATGCGGACTGA